The proteins below are encoded in one region of Rhizophagus irregularis chromosome 13, complete sequence:
- a CDS encoding mitochondrial 54S ribosomal protein uL22m has translation MEISRNRTLLSFVFRLKESFGQPSLAHSVRSLHNSPISRVKWLPFFNKKKKKEPVEPQTAYPGLGVSSIFDLEKDVDDVKKKKGEIPKITGPKDPKDPKYTEAKKKHTEHRYSTMNFRISPRKLRFLANQIAGKPINEAITQMEFSPKKASKKIMNSLITARDHAWRYKAMESDKCYIEQAWVGKGGYRKKPNFGARGRFSLLQIKKAHMKYIVKEKEPIEEVEGIGKKRKLKGFNYEKKKVWTPLIENKPIYNPTRFYNW, from the exons atggaaatatcAAGAAATAGGACATTGTTATCATTtg TTTTCAGGTTAAAGGAAAGTTTTGGTCAACCTTCTTTGGCACATTCGGTTAG ATCTCTTCATAATTCACCTATTTCAAGAGTAAAATGGTtgcctttttttaataaaaaaaagaaaaaagaaccTGTTGAACCTCAAACAGCTTATCCTGGACTTGGAGTTTCATCGATTTTTGATTTGGAAAAAGATGTAGATGatgtgaagaaaaaaaagggtgaaattccaaaaattacaGGTCCAAAAGATCCAAAAGATCCAAAATACACTGAagcaaaaaagaaacataCCGAG CATCGGTATTCTACAATGAATTTTCGTATATCCCCTCGTAAACTTAgatttttagcaaatcaaATTGCTGGTAAACCAATTAATGAGGCTATTACACAGATGGAATTTTCTCCAAAGAAAGCatctaaaaaaatcatgaattcTTTAATAACGGCTCGAGATCATGCTTGGAGATATAAAGCTATGGAATCTGACAAGTGTTATATTG aACAAGCATGGGTTGGTAAAGGAGGATATCGGAAAAAACCAAATTTTGGAGCGAGAGGTAGATTTAGTCTTTTACAGATCAAAAAAGCACACATGAAGTATATTGTTAAAGAGAAGGAACCTATTGAGGAAGTAGAAGGTATAGGTAAAAAACGGAAATTAAAAGGATTTAAttacgaaaagaaaaaagtttggACACCACTTATTGAGAATAAACCAATATATAATCCCACGCGATTTTATAATTGGTAA